In bacterium, the genomic window GCGCCGCGATTTAACGCCGTCTAAAATTTTAACTAAAAAATCGTTTGAAAATGCCATCCGTGTGGTGCTGGTGTTGGGTGGTTCTACCAATGCGGTGTTGCATCTTTTAGCGATTGCGCATGAACTCAATATCGATCTGAATATCGACGATTTTAACCGTATCAGCAAAACCACGCCTCATCTGGCCGATCTTAAGCCCGGTGGCAAATATGTAATGACCGATCTTGATCGCGTGGGTGGTGTTCATGGTGTGATGAAAATGCTCTTAGATGCCGGTTTGCTCCATGGCGATTGCCTGACAGTTACTGGCAAAACAGTTGCCGAAAATTTAAAGAACATATCCGGCCTTGTGGATGGCCAGCATATTGTAAAGCCGCTTAATCATCCCATTTTTAAATCGGGTCCTTTGGTTATTTTAAAAGGCAATTTATCGCCCGAGGGTGCGGTGTGTAAAATTGCAGGACTTTCCAAAATTACCATTAAAGGCCCTGCCAAAGTATTTGACGGCGAAGAAGCCTGCTTTGATGCCATTATGGCCGATAAAATTAAAGAGGGTGATGTGGTGGTGATTCGCTACGAAGGCCCCAAAGGTGGCCCCGGCATGCGTGAAATGCTGGCGGTTACAGCCGCTATTGTAGGTAAAGGGTTGGGCGATTCGGTTGGTCTTATTACCGATGGCCGTTTTAGTGGTGGAACACACGGCTTGGTGGTGGGGCATATTGCTCCCGAAGCCCAGGATGGTGGTCTTATTGCTGTTGTTCAGGACGGAGACTTAATTACCATTGATGCCATAAAAGAAGTTATTGAACTGCATGTGCCGCAAACTGAAATTGATGCGCGTTTCAAAAAATTAAAGCCGCGTGAAATTCCTTACAAGCGCGGAGTGCTGGCTAAATATGCCAAACTCGTATCGTCAGCCGCTAAAGGCGCGGTGACGCATTAATAAACCAAAAGCAGGCGGGGGAGAGAGTTTGCTTAAGGATGAATAGAAAGAATATCTATGAAATTTTTGTCATGGATTACCTTGTTTTTCTTTTTATCGTTTAACGCCTGTGTCAGTTATAAGCCACTGTATGTGAGAAGCAGCCAAAATTCGGCATTACCCTCGCTTGATACTCAAAAGGAATACCGCATTACTACGGATAATGGAAAGCGAGTGTATACGGGAATGAATGGCTTTAAAATGGAAGCAGACCAGTTGATTATCCAAAACCGGTATTCTCAAGAAACAATTCCCATGACCCAAATTACACAGATTGATCAGCCTAAAGTGAATGCTTTAAAAACAAGTTTTTTGGTGGGCGGTCTTGTTATAACAGCTCTTGGTATTGTGCTTGGTGTTACCTTAGCCGATTGGCAAGATAGTGAATAATTATGCATCCGGTCCTCTTTTACATACCTGATTTTCTTCCTTTTATTGGTGGACGGCCTATTCACACCTATGGAGCGCTTGTGGCTACGGCTTTTCTTGTGGGGTTGTGGTGGTCCAAAACTGAAGCTAAGCGGGTGGGGCTTTCGCCCGAACGTGTGCTCGATTTGTTTTTTTATATTGTTCTTTCGGCCATTATTGGTTCTCGTCTTCTTTATGT contains:
- the ilvD gene encoding dihydroxy-acid dehydratase, with the translated sequence MNPLKKRSSLMTEGDSRAPNRAMLRAVGFTDEDFNKPVVGVASLGSEVTPCNMHINGLAEKVKEGIRAGGGMPQVYHSITMSDGIGMGHEGMKFSLVSREVIADSIETVNQGMRHDALVAIGGCDKNMPGCLMAMCRVDVPSIFVYGGTIMPGNCDGHDIDIVSIFEAVGAFNSGKISHDKLVEIEKKAIPGAGSCGGMYTANTMASAIEALGMSLPGSASLPAVSSRKAEDCYEVGKQVVELVRRDLTPSKILTKKSFENAIRVVLVLGGSTNAVLHLLAIAHELNIDLNIDDFNRISKTTPHLADLKPGGKYVMTDLDRVGGVHGVMKMLLDAGLLHGDCLTVTGKTVAENLKNISGLVDGQHIVKPLNHPIFKSGPLVILKGNLSPEGAVCKIAGLSKITIKGPAKVFDGEEACFDAIMADKIKEGDVVVIRYEGPKGGPGMREMLAVTAAIVGKGLGDSVGLITDGRFSGGTHGLVVGHIAPEAQDGGLIAVVQDGDLITIDAIKEVIELHVPQTEIDARFKKLKPREIPYKRGVLAKYAKLVSSAAKGAVTH